Part of the Vagococcus jeotgali genome, GTAAATGGAAAATCCATTCCATTTTTTTAAGTTAAAACATTGATTCTAATGTATCTTGTATTTCCTTAAATCCTTTATGTACTCTGCCTAAAAATTTTTGGTTATATTCATTGAACTGAGAAACAAGGAATCTCTCCAGAGATTCTTCATTAGGAAATTGTTCTTTTCTCTTTGTATATTTTTTTAACTGTTTATTAAATCCCTCAATCAAGTTAGTTGAGTAGATAGTTCTTCTGATTGATGGTGGGAAGTTATAGAAAGTTAATATAGCAGGATTCAAGAGTAATTTAACTACTCGTGGATACTGCTTTTTCCATTTATCTATCATAAAACTTATTTGATTCATAGCTTCTTCTTTTGAAGCTGCTTGATAAACCAATTTGAAATCATTACAGACTTCTTGTCGATCACTAACACGAACCTTATGAGCAATATTTCTAGAGATATGGACACAACATTGTTGAAATTGAGCATTTGGATAGACACTATGGATACTATCGTGAATACCACTTAAACCATCAGTTACAACTAATAAAACCTCTTCTAAACCACGATCTTTTAAATCTTGAAGTATCTCTTTCCAAACATAAGCAGATTCGGTTGGAGCAATAGTAAATCCTAGAACCTCTTTGGTTCCATCCAATCGAATGCCTATCACAATATAAACGGCTTCTTTTGATACGGTTTGTCTCTTTAAAGGAATATGAGTAGCATCCATAAAAATGACTGAGTATTTAGCTTCTAAAGTTCTTTCTTTAAAAGCCAAAACATCTTCAGATACGATTTTACTCATGTTTGAAATAGTTTGTGGTGTGTAATAATGACCATACATTTTTTCAATTAGATCAGAGATTTCAGACATAGTGATCCCTTTTTTAAATAGCTGAATAATAGTAGTTTCTAAGGAATCATTGGTTCTTTTATAGGCTGGTAATGTTTGTTGGGAAAATTCTCCATTTCTATCTCTAGGAATCACCAAATTTAATTCTCCATATTCTGTTTTAAATGAACGTGAGTAATTCCCATTGCGGGAATTACCTGAATTAAATCCAGCTCTATCATACTTTTCGTAGTCAAGAAACGCTGTTAATTCAGCCTGTAATAATGAGTTGATAGCGAGTTCTAAATGACGACGAAATAAATCATCTAAATCACCTTTATTAATTAGTGTTTCCATTATTTCTGTAGTAAAATGAGTCATGAGAAAGTCCTCCTATAAAATTTCTGTGTCGTAACTTTAATTTTACAGAATGGACTTTCTCTTTTTCTACCCTAAATTTCTATTTACACAAAATATTTTACCCTATCGTTATTAGCTTAATTAATCATTTTTCTTAATACAAACTTTACCTTTAAACCTACCATAATTCTAGAAAGATTCCATGAGACAGTGTAATATATGGTATAATGAACCAAATTTATTAGTAAAGCGTGGGACTACTTAACAATGAACTTAATGACAATTGAAAAACTTTTAAAACAACATAATCTATTAAAAGAATTTATTCATCAAGATAAATGGACGTATAAATTACCTGTGGAAGATCAAAGGATAACTGATCTTTCCTATGATTCAAGATATGTTTCAACAAACACTTTATTTTTCTGTAAAGGCTTAGAGTTTAAAGAAAAATATTTAGATAATGCTATTCAAGAAGGGTTAGAAATCTATATTTCCGAAAATCCTTATGACGTAGAGGCTAAATTAGGTATTATTGTAACAGATATCAGAAAAGCCATGGCTATCTTAAGTATGGCATTCTATGATTATCCTCAAAACAAACTAACCTTAATTGGCTATACTGGAACTAAGGGGAAAACTACTGCAGCTTATTTTTTAAAACATATGTTAGATGCCAATAATCATAAAAAAATTGCTATGCTATCAACCATGAATTCTACCTTAGATGGGAAAACATTTTTTAAATCAAATCTAACCACTCCGGAATCATTAGATTTATATCGAATGATGGCTGAAGCTGTGTCTTACAACATGACACATTTTATTATGGAAGTATCTTCACAAGCTTATAAGTTAGATAGAGTCTACCAATTAATGTTTGATATCGGTATTTTTATGAATATTTCTCCAGATCACATTAGTCCAATTGAACACCCGACTTTTGATGATTATTATTACTGTAAGCGTCAATTATTAGATCATTCAAAACGTTTCATTTTAAATTTAGATACAGTAAATGTCGACTTATTACTAGAAGAAGCTCAAGAAAGACATATCCCAACTCTGACTTATAGTCGCCATTCACATGAGGCTGATTATTGGTGGGAAGTTGTTGAGGGGAAATCTAATAAGTTTGTTGTAGACAGCCAAAATGATTTATTAGATATTTGTGGAGAATATGAATTAAAGTTAATGGGAGATTTTAATAAAGATAATGCTTTAGCAAGCTTGATGGCCTCAGCTCTAGCAGGAAACAAGAAGACTGTTGCTTTTGAAGGTTTATCAAACGCAACAGTCCCTGGTAGAATGGAGCAATTGATTCAAAAAAATGGCTCTGTTGTCTATGTTGATTATGCTCATAACTTGTTGAGCTTAACTAGCTTATTAGAATTTGCTAGGCAAGAAAGACCTGATGGAAAGTTAATTACAGTTATCGGTAGTCCAGGAGACAAGTCTATTTCAAGACGAGAAGATTTTGGTGGTGTACTAAGCCAATTGACTGATTGCGTTATTTTAACTGCTGATGACCCAGGTCATGAAAAACCAGAAGATATTGCTCAAGACATCAGTCGCTATATTACTAATACTCACGTCACTCAATTATTTGAAATGGACCGTGAAAAAGCTATTTGTTTAGCTCTTGAAATGGCTAATCCTGAAGATACGGTGATTTTAGCAGGTAAGGGTAGGGACTTATATCAAAAGGTCAATGGTGTGGATACGCCTTACATCGGTGATGTCACAATTGCAGAAAAATATATTAATAATATGTAAACCAAGATCATATCATAAAAAAACCTATCAATGTTTAAACAGTTTAAACACGATAGGCTTTTTTGTGACTCTTTATTTCTGTATATTCTTCTAAAGGAATAGTCACATATTGATGATCTAGAGTCGTTAAACGATTAATTTGTTGCAGTAGTAATAGAATCCAACAAAAAGCTAACCCAAAGGCTATCAATTCAAAAACTGTTAGTGAAAAATAGCCGACATTTTCAAATAAAATATTTGATAGAACTAAACAAACAGCAATAGTGTATGATACAACTAAAAATTGTTTGGTTACTTGTGGCAATAGCCATCTAATACCGATTATTAAAATAATGACTAACGTTACCAATACTCCTGCGACTTTATCATGTAATTCATGTAACATCCCAGCGTTATTAGGGAAGAAACCGACACCTCCAAGTGCTAA contains:
- a CDS encoding IS256 family transposase, encoding MTHFTTEIMETLINKGDLDDLFRRHLELAINSLLQAELTAFLDYEKYDRAGFNSGNSRNGNYSRSFKTEYGELNLVIPRDRNGEFSQQTLPAYKRTNDSLETTIIQLFKKGITMSEISDLIEKMYGHYYTPQTISNMSKIVSEDVLAFKERTLEAKYSVIFMDATHIPLKRQTVSKEAVYIVIGIRLDGTKEVLGFTIAPTESAYVWKEILQDLKDRGLEEVLLVVTDGLSGIHDSIHSVYPNAQFQQCCVHISRNIAHKVRVSDRQEVCNDFKLVYQAASKEEAMNQISFMIDKWKKQYPRVVKLLLNPAILTFYNFPPSIRRTIYSTNLIEGFNKQLKKYTKRKEQFPNEESLERFLVSQFNEYNQKFLGRVHKGFKEIQDTLESMF
- a CDS encoding UDP-N-acetylmuramoyl-L-alanyl-D-glutamate--L-lysine ligase, whose product is MTIEKLLKQHNLLKEFIHQDKWTYKLPVEDQRITDLSYDSRYVSTNTLFFCKGLEFKEKYLDNAIQEGLEIYISENPYDVEAKLGIIVTDIRKAMAILSMAFYDYPQNKLTLIGYTGTKGKTTAAYFLKHMLDANNHKKIAMLSTMNSTLDGKTFFKSNLTTPESLDLYRMMAEAVSYNMTHFIMEVSSQAYKLDRVYQLMFDIGIFMNISPDHISPIEHPTFDDYYYCKRQLLDHSKRFILNLDTVNVDLLLEEAQERHIPTLTYSRHSHEADYWWEVVEGKSNKFVVDSQNDLLDICGEYELKLMGDFNKDNALASLMASALAGNKKTVAFEGLSNATVPGRMEQLIQKNGSVVYVDYAHNLLSLTSLLEFARQERPDGKLITVIGSPGDKSISRREDFGGVLSQLTDCVILTADDPGHEKPEDIAQDISRYITNTHVTQLFEMDREKAICLALEMANPEDTVILAGKGRDLYQKVNGVDTPYIGDVTIAEKYINNM